In the Wyeomyia smithii strain HCP4-BCI-WySm-NY-G18 chromosome 2, ASM2978416v1, whole genome shotgun sequence genome, one interval contains:
- the LOC129722983 gene encoding uncharacterized protein LOC129722983: protein MWFEIIPSFAIVTVVLSVPGFALYGLHKLTLDNAYRRNMDQRWERIMYTRDVRLTGNPYKCNGLDSIPDK from the exons ATGTGGTTCGAAATCATACCATCGTTTGCTATCGTAACAGTGGTACTATCAGTTCCCGGTTTTGCTTTGTACGGACTACACAAGCTGACATTGGATAAT GCATACCGGCGTAACATGGATCAGAGATGGGAACGTATTATGTACACAAGAGATGTGAGACTTACCGGCAATCCCTACAAGTGCAAT GGTTTGGATTCGATTCCGGATAAGTAA